A window from Chitinophaga filiformis encodes these proteins:
- a CDS encoding RagB/SusD family nutrient uptake outer membrane protein: protein MMIRSKITGYIVLIAIVLEACSLITADVPLDEVAGRQVFENADSAIAAVTGIYEGIASNTNIFCGGASVYAGIYADELIYTGLSVPVVEFSNSTLTSGNTTLESIFWKNSYYFIYRTNACIEGLIASQAIGKALRDQLVGEAKFLRAMLYFHLIQYFGDVPLVTITDQSFNEHMPRTPLVVIKAAILTDLDDAVELLSPVYPTHERARVNKWCAKALLARFYLYEKNWAQAAAEATAVINSGLYQLVPADSVFLISSREALLQIQPVIKRYQTLDGQLFIPSGNIRPNFALTPALLNAFETGDKRKTSWVASKIVNGISYSYPFKYKKRPESATDVKLSEYTVLLRLAELYLIRAECRTRLGELSAAISDVDAIRQRAGLPLISNTHAGINADDLLATILHERRTEYFAELGHRWMDLKRTGQTDSVLQSLKQGWKNSAALWPIPATQISLNPSLVQNPGYY, encoded by the coding sequence ATGATGATACGCAGTAAAATAACCGGCTATATTGTACTTATCGCAATCGTTTTAGAAGCCTGCTCTCTTATAACAGCAGATGTGCCCCTGGATGAAGTAGCGGGCAGGCAGGTGTTTGAGAATGCCGATTCGGCTATTGCCGCAGTAACAGGTATTTATGAGGGGATTGCATCTAACACCAATATTTTCTGTGGAGGTGCATCCGTATATGCCGGTATATATGCAGATGAACTGATCTATACCGGGCTATCTGTACCGGTAGTTGAGTTTTCCAATAGTACCCTTACTTCGGGCAATACAACCTTAGAGAGCATTTTCTGGAAGAACAGCTACTACTTTATTTACCGCACCAATGCCTGTATAGAGGGCCTGATAGCCAGCCAGGCAATAGGTAAAGCCCTACGGGACCAGTTGGTGGGAGAGGCTAAGTTTTTAAGAGCTATGCTGTACTTTCACCTGATACAATATTTTGGTGATGTGCCATTAGTAACTATTACCGATCAATCCTTTAATGAGCATATGCCGCGCACACCCCTTGTCGTAATAAAAGCAGCCATCCTCACAGATCTTGACGATGCCGTGGAACTACTGTCCCCGGTATACCCAACGCATGAGCGGGCAAGGGTGAATAAATGGTGCGCCAAAGCCCTACTCGCCCGCTTTTACCTTTACGAGAAAAACTGGGCACAGGCTGCAGCAGAGGCAACTGCCGTTATCAACAGCGGCCTTTACCAACTGGTCCCGGCAGACAGTGTATTCCTGATCAGCAGCCGGGAGGCCCTGTTACAGATACAGCCTGTAATTAAACGGTATCAGACCCTGGATGGTCAGCTGTTTATACCATCGGGCAATATACGGCCTAACTTTGCGCTAACACCTGCATTGCTAAATGCCTTTGAGACAGGCGACAAACGGAAAACCAGCTGGGTAGCCAGTAAAATAGTGAACGGCATCAGCTATTCCTATCCATTCAAGTATAAAAAAAGACCTGAATCGGCTACTGATGTCAAACTATCAGAATATACCGTATTACTTCGCCTGGCAGAATTATACCTGATCCGTGCAGAATGCCGTACCAGACTGGGCGAATTATCCGCCGCCATAAGTGATGTCGATGCCATACGCCAAAGGGCGGGCCTTCCGCTTATATCCAATACCCATGCAGGAATAAATGCAGACGATCTTCTGGCAACAATACTACATGAGCGAAGAACCGAGTATTTCGCGGAGCTGGGACACCGGTGGATGGACCTGAAACGAACAGGCCAAACGGACAGTGTACTGCAATCCCTGAAGCAAGGCTGGAAAAACAGTGCTGCGCTCTGGCCCATTCCTGCGACGCAGATCAGTTTAAATCCATCCCTGGTTCAAAATCCCGGTTATTACTAG